Within the Vicinamibacterales bacterium genome, the region CAAGATCACCGACATCAAGGGAGACATCACCGCCAAGTCGATCAGCGGTGACGTCCGCGTCAGCGGCGGCGGCCGCGTCGGCACGGTCAAGTCGATTTCGGGCAACGTCGAGGTGATCGACGGACAGGCCGACGGGCCGCTCGAGGCGTCGAGCGTCAGCGGCGACGTGACGCTGCGCCGTGTCACCGCTCAGCGCGTGGAGTCGGGATCGGTGAGCGGCAACCTGCTGCTGGAAGAGATGCGCTGCGACCGCGTCGAGGCGCATACCACGAGCGGCAACATCAGCTTCTCGGGCCAGCTCGCCCGGAACGGCCGCTACGAGCTGAAGGGATTTTCGGGCGAGGTGCGCGTCGCGTTGAGCGGTACCACCGGCTTCGAACTCGACGCCAGGAGCTTCTCCGGGCAGATCCGCTCCGACGACTTCCCCATCACCGCGCGCGACCGCACCAGCGGCCGCCATCTCGCCGGCACGTGGGGCGACGGCAGCGCCGTCCTCGACGTGAGCACGTTCAGCGGTTCGGTCGTGATTACGAAGCGATAGGCCGCCGTACCGCTTAAATGGCACTCCCCTTGCTTTGCTTCGCCGAAAGGCGTG harbors:
- a CDS encoding DUF4097 family beta strand repeat-containing protein, which codes for MKRFLIGALIALVMAQAAVGAQVYPDRVVVKSKHGGATAYQRRDRDDSREQQTERTTRTFHLGASGLLMLGNIAGDITVSRGGSDTVVEIVKIARGRDAADARDLLQLVTVDATERPDRVEVKTHYPGGDEMRRSNRRNLNVTVAYNVTAPAGIHLAIDTISGDVKITDIKGDITAKSISGDVRVSGGGRVGTVKSISGNVEVIDGQADGPLEASSVSGDVTLRRVTAQRVESGSVSGNLLLEEMRCDRVEAHTTSGNISFSGQLARNGRYELKGFSGEVRVALSGTTGFELDARSFSGQIRSDDFPITARDRTSGRHLAGTWGDGSAVLDVSTFSGSVVITKR